In Paenibacillus sonchi, the genomic stretch ACATGTCCAAAGAAGATGCCGCTGAAATGTACACTCAGCAGATGAACGAGAATCAGCAGGAACAGATCATCATCGAAATGAACGGCCAGCCCGCCGGCAAGATGCGGCTGTGGACGGAAGACAACGAAACCTGGATCTACGGGTTTACGGTAGATAAGAAACTGCGCGGCCTGGGCATCGGCCGGAGCGCGCTTTTGCAGACCATTGAACGGGAGCGGCGCAATTACAATGGCGTCAACCTGGAAGTAGCACTCGACAATCCGAATGCGCTGAGACTGTATGAAAGCTGCGGCTTTGTTATTTTGAACAAGCAGGATTACTACCGCTATATCGGCTGAGGAATATTACAATCTGTCCAGCACTCTTTCTTTTGGCGTCCGCGCCTTAGGGAAGGGTGCTTTTTGATTTGTCCTCAATGGGCTACAGTATGGCTAGTTTGGGCTTCAGTATGGGTCAAAGAGCCTAAGGGACTAAAGCTAAGTGGAAAAAGTAAAACTAATTCGCTGAAATCCGGGCTGCAGAAGGTTTTAGTTGGATTTTGTACACCTAATTCATGCCTATTCTGCCCATCCGGCCGCTTTCAGCCGAATTAGTGGTACTTTTTCCAACATAGTGACTTTCATACGCCAAACGAGTTCAATTTAGTGGTACTTTTTCCCACTAAGGACGTCTGCGACCGCCTTTACAACGGGAAAAGCCAAGCCCTTCTACAGGTCCTGGCTTCTATAGACTTTCGTTTGCGGCTGGGCCAGCATCACCGCTTGATCCCCGCTCAATATGGGCAGCGCTCCGGCAGCCTGCTGGCAAGCTCAAGTGGACCCTAAGACTTACATCAGGCCGTACCCCCGGTGAACCAGCTCATCCTGCTCACCCCTGCGTTCTCCGTATTTCAGCATCCGTGCGGCCGACTCCTCCTGCTTCATGAACACGGACAGCAGCCGCACATAATCAAGGGATTCCGGGAGCGGAATCCCTGCACCGTCAAAAATATGCTGGCGGCCGTCCAGCAGAGAATAGACCTCCACCTTATCGGCCGGCATTCCATACGCCTGATGACAAAACACATTCGCCATGTGCAGGAATCCGGTGATCACTTCTTCATTTCCGCTCACCATAAATTTCTGGATGCTGAGACAGCGGCCCGGGACTGCAGAATTCCAGGCCAGCTGAAAAATCATCGCCAGCTCAATGCCCAGCTCCGGCACCGGCACATGCCACTGCTCATAGAGCAGTACCGGAATCTCCTGCAGGTGATTGACACTGGCTCTTCGCATCAGCTCATCGGTGACCGCTGTCTTGACCTCCCAATAGTGCATGAGCGAGGGAAAAGCATCCCCTTTGGGAGGCCAGCGGCGCTCCAAGAGGAACTGGATTGGCGTCTCCCTCCGCACCTCCGGCTGGAGACTATAGAAATCATTCAGCGTATGCCCTACCGCATACTGCACCTGCTGCCTCCAGCGCGGAAGCCCGGTGGCCGCCGTCCCGCTGCCGGAAGACTCCGCTCCGCCCAGCATAATATGCTCCACGCGGAAATCATTCAGCCGGCTGTATTGTACGGCCGGCGCTTCGCTTCTTTCTGCTGTCCTGCTTCCCGCCGCGCCGCCCATTCTCAGGATACCGCCGCGCAGGTTTCGATGAATTGGCGGCCAAAGCTGCGGCAGGTTTCTTTTTCCGCAGCATTGGGCCCGTATTCAATCTTCAGACTTTCCTGGACAATCTCCGCCCCGCGCTCCCGCAGCTTCTCTTCGATCTGATTCACGGCGCCGCAGTATATTTCATAGCCGGTATCTCCACTGCCGAAGGCTGCTGCCTTGCAGGCTGTCAGATCCAGCTCATCCATCTCTTCGTAGAAATCCAGGAATTCATCCGGCAGCTCGCCGTCTCCCCAGGTATATGCGCCCAGCAGCACACCCTCATAGGCTTTGATCTCATCCGCATTGCAGTCCGTGACCGATTTCAGCACAGCTTCACCGCCTGCCTGGCGAATGCCTTCCACAATCAGTTCAGCGATTTCTTCCGTGTTGCCAGTCAAGCTGGCATATGCCACAAGTACCTTAGCCATGTATAGGTTCCTCCCAAAGTTAACATTTAATTTGTCCAAAAATGCAAGCCGGAACTCCGAAATGTGAGGTGGAATTCAAGCTGAAATCAATCCCATGTATTGCTAACCTCATTCTATTTGATAATGATTCTCATTGTCAATACAAAAAGCAGTAAACACGGTCCCCGGTTCACCAACCGGATAGAGCCCGCATTTACCGCTTCAGTATGATCATTTGCTGGCGTAGTTATGGGTTCAACAATATGCGCCTTCCAGCAGAGTAATCCCATTGCCGTCCGGGTCACGGAAATTCATTTCCTTGCCCCCATACTCCATGGTGGCCGGCGGGTGGCAGTCCAGCCCTCTCGCCTTAAGCTGCTCATAGGTTTCATC encodes the following:
- a CDS encoding flavodoxin, which codes for MAKVLVAYASLTGNTEEIAELIVEGIRQAGGEAVLKSVTDCNADEIKAYEGVLLGAYTWGDGELPDEFLDFYEEMDELDLTACKAAAFGSGDTGYEIYCGAVNQIEEKLRERGAEIVQESLKIEYGPNAAEKETCRSFGRQFIETCAAVS